One genomic window of Motacilla alba alba isolate MOTALB_02 chromosome 1, Motacilla_alba_V1.0_pri, whole genome shotgun sequence includes the following:
- the TMEM39A gene encoding transmembrane protein 39A → MPGGRRGPSRQQLSRSALPSLQTLVGGSCGNGTGLRNRNGSAISLSAPPITALITPEPVRHCRIPELPLDGSLLFEFLFFIYLLVALFIQYINIYKTVWWYPYNHPASCTSLNFHLIDYHLAAFITVMLARRLVWAIISEASQVGATSLMCYMVRLVLLTLCGWVLCWTLVNLFRSHSVLNLLFLGYPFGVYVPLCCFHQDSRAQPLPADCGYLVQDQVADDGASAVSSLVKDFFSLLWESLREQFNNPTSIPTHSCPLSPDLIRNEVECLKADFNRRIKEVLFNSLFSAYYVAFLPLCFVKSTQYYDMRWSCEHLIMVWINAFVMLTTQLLPPKYCDLLHRSAAHLGKWQKLEHGSYSNAPQHIWSENTIWPQGVLVRRSRCLYKAVGPYNVAVPSDVSHARFYFLFHRPLRLLNLLILIEGSVVCYQLYSLLRSEKWNHTLSMALILFCNYYVLFKLLRDRIVLGRAYSYPLNNYGLKAH, encoded by the exons ATGCCCGGTGGAAGGAGGGGACCCAGCCGGCAGCAGCTAAGCCGTTCAGCTTTGCCTTCTCTCCAGACTCTGGTTGGCGGGAGCTGTGGAAACGGTACTGGTTTGAGAAACAG GAATGGTAGTGCCATCAGCCTGTCGGCGCCTCCGATCACAGCACTGATTACTCCAGAGCCTGTGCGTCACTGCCGGATCCCTGAACTGCCATTGGATGGGAGCCTTCTCTTTGAATTCCTGTTCTTCATCTACCTTCTGGTAGCCCTCTTTATTCAGTACATCAACATCTACAAGACTGTCTGGTGGTACCCATACAATCACCCCGCTTCCTGCACCTCACTG aATTTTCACCTCATTGACTACCACCTGGCGGCGTTCATCACAGTGATGCTGGCACGGAGGCTGGTGTGGGCCATTATCTCTGAG GCCTCTCAGGTGGGTGCAACATCGCTGATGTGCTACATGGTGCGCCTGGTGCTGCTCACCCTCTGTGGATGGGTGCTCTGCTGGACTCTGGTCAACCTCTTCCGCAGCCATTCTGTTCTCAACCTTCTCTTCCTGGGCTACCC GTTTGGTGTCTAcgtccctctgtgctgcttccaccaggacagcagagcacagcctctACCTGCAGACTGTGGTTACTTGGTACAGGACCAGGTGGCGGATGATGGGGCTTCAGCTGTCAGCAGCCTGGTCAAAGACTTCTTCTCGCTTCTGTGGGAATCCCTGAGAGAACAGTTCAACAATCCTACGTCTATCCCCACCCACAGCTGCCCCCTTTCCCCAGATCTCATCCGCAATGAAGTGGAGTGCCTAAAAGCAGACTTCAACCGCAGGATCAAGGAAGTTCTCTTCAACTCTCTCTTCAGTGCCTACTACGTGGCATTCCTGCCACTGTGCTTTGTGAAG AGCACCCAGTACTATGACATGCGCTGGTCCTGCGAGCACCTCATCATGGTGTGGATCAATGCCTTTGTCATGCtcaccacacagctgctgcctcccaagTACTGTGACCTGCTCCACAGGTCTGCTGCCCACCTCGGCAAGTGGCAGAAACTAGAACACGGCTCCTACAGCAATGCTCCACAGCACAT CTGGTCAGAAAACACAATATGGCCACAGGGAGTTCTGGTGCGACGGAGCCGGTGCCTGTATAAAGCAGTTGGGCCTTACAACGTAGCAGTGCCTTCAGACGTGTCCCATGCCCGCTTTTAT TTCCTCTTTCACCGTCCCTTACGGCTGCTCAACCTGCTGATTCTCATCGAAGGCAGCGTGGTCTGCTACCAGCTCTACTCCCTGCTGCGCTCAGAGAAGTGGAATCACACCCTCTCCATGGCCCTCATCCTTTTCTGCAATTATTATGTCTTATTTAAGCTCCTCCGGGACCGGATAGTATTAGGCAGAGCATACTCCTACCCACTTAACAACTATGGACTCAAGGCACACTAG